The Gloeobacter morelensis MG652769 genome contains the following window.
GGGCGAAGTTCTGGTTGGAAATACTGACGGAATTGAGCAACCGCGGATTCAGGGACATCCTGATTGCTTGTGTGGATGGTTTGACAGGGTTGCCGGAGGCTATCGAGTCGGTCTATCCCGGCTGTTTGGTACAATTGTGCATGGTACATATGGTGAGAAACTCATGCAAATATGTCTCCTGGAAAGACCGCAAAGCGTTGTGTGCTGATCTGCGGTGTATCTACAGTGCAGCGACGGAAGATGAAGCGGAGTTGCATCTGGGGGGCGTTGTCCCAACGCCCCTGGAACTGCTGTGCGAGAAGTGGGATAAGCAGTATCCGAGTGTCGGGCGGATGTGGCGAGAGAACTGGTCGAGGGTGATACCCATCTTTCGATTTGGCGAGGACATCCGGAAGGTCATCTATACGACGAATACCATCGAGTCGTTGAACATGACAATCCGCAAGGTGAGTCGGAACCACCGAATTATGCCAAATGATGAGTCGGTGCTGAAGATGGTCTACCTGGCAATCCAGAACCAGATGAAGAAATGGACGATGCCGATCCGGGCCTGGCGTCCCGCCCTAAACCGGCTGACGATTGAGTTCGAGGGAAGGCTAAAAGTATAACAAAATCACTTACACAAAATATTTGACAGATCCCACGGTGGTCGTGGTGCACATTGTAACTAAAACTACCTTGCCTTTTATGAGACTGCTTGAACTCGGGAAGCGTAACTACTTACGAAGAGTCGGCGACACGGGCGGTGCACCTGGTAATGGGCACCTCAAAACTTTGCATTGGAAGACTGAACTAAAGAGGATTGCTATGGAAGCGCACAAGCAAGACTTTGCGAGCACCATCCCCACCCCACTGCTCGGACGCATTGGCTACCTCGACGGCGTCCGCGGATTTTTGAGCCTGTTGGTTATCGTCCATCACGTGGCGGTCACTTATGGCGGTGCCGGCATATGGTACTACATAGAGCATAGCGGACCAGTCTGGGTGAAGCTGCTGCTGACCACGTTCGTCACGCTCAATCGGTTCTATTTCATGGGGCTGTTTTTCCTGCTGGCCGCCGTCTTCACTCCCGGTTCGCTTGCCCGCAAAGGCGAAGTGGATTTTGTGCAGGAGCGTTGTAGGCGGCTGGGTATTCCCCTGGTCCTTTTCGCGCTCTTGCTCAGCCCACCGCTGGGGTACCTCGCCCGGGTCTACCAGGACAATTTCAAGGGCAGCTTCGGAGAGTACCTGACGCTTGAGCCGCCTCTGCTCAAGGACTTCAATCCCGGGCCGCTGTGGTTCGTAGAAGCGTTACTGGTGTTCAGCCTGCTCTACCTGCTTGTGCGGCGCTTACAGCCCCGTTCTACGTCGGTGCTCAAGGAGGTGACAACTTGGCAAGTGGCAGGTTTCGCCGTCTTGCTGGCGGTTCTGTATTTTTTTGTGCGGTTGGTTTATCCGCTTGGAACTTTTGCCTGGCACCTACAACTGGCCTACTTCCCCCAGTACATCCTGCTGTTTGCAGTGGGAGTGTGGGCCGGTTCCGCCGAGTTTTTCGCGCGGCTGAACCGCCGCTGGTTCTGGCCGTGCGCGGCCCTGACCGCCTGGGGCGCGGCGATGGTGCCAAGCCTCGTTCTGCTGAACGGCGGTATCGACGATCACTTCCTGGGTGGGTGGCACTGGCAGGCGGCAGCCCTCTGCCTGGTGGAGGGTGTGACCTGCCCGGCCGCCTGTATCGCCGTGCTTCTATTGTTTCGCGATCGGATTTCGGTGGGCCGCCGGTTGCAGGCCTTTCTGGGGGAGAATTCTTATGCCGTGTACATCGTGCACGCTCCGGTGTGCGTGCTCGCCGCGCTGGCGTTTCGTGACATTCCCCTGCACCCGTTGGGCAAGTTCTTCGTGGTGTCGCTCCTGGGCGTGGGCCTGTCGCTGGCGGTGGCCGCCTCTCTCCGGCGGTGGGGCGGCAAGGCGGTGCGAGCGGTGCTCGGGTGATAAGTAAGTGACCCGGATTAAACCAAAGATCTTTCTGGAAAGATCCCTTGCCTGAGCGGATTTCAGGGCGCAGAGGTTCAGGATTTTTAGAGCTACCTACTTAGCGTGATTTGGCTTTGGTATCACTCTGCTTCAATTTCTGGGAAGCATAGCTCATGGGGGTGACGGTGTAGCTCAAAAACTTAACTTCACAGGCATTCCAGGATCGCTGTAGCGAAGAATGGACTCGGGACGTCGCCCGGGCAGCTCAGGAGTGTACGTCAGCCGAGGCAGATCGCGTAAGCCACCTCGGCTGATGATTTTATTAGCAGCAGATGGTCGCATTGGTGAAACTGCCATCTGCGCCTGCTCACTGGTTTGGCATCCGACGGGCAGCGATAAGTGCGACGACGGCATCGGGCGGGCTTGGCAGCGCCCGAACATCAACGAGTCCAGTCCGGCTCAAGAGTGTCTCGACTTGGCTGGGAACTATCACATAACCGCCCCGAAGCACTGTTCGCAGTCGGACGAGGGATGCAGTCAGTGGATCGGTACCGGGATTAGCCATTGCAAACAGGAGCCATCCGCCGGGACGCAACGCGCGGTGCACGTGTTCGCAGGCCACTGGAATCACCTGCTCAGGCATGAAGGCGCTGGGAATCCAGGCGAGATCAAAGGCGCTTGTATCGCCAAGATCTTCTGCCGCCTGTTCCCGTAACTGAATGCGGCCTGTGAGTTCAGCACTGCGCACATTCGCGCGCGCGAGGGCTAAGGATGGTACCCAGGGATCGATGCCGACCACGCGCAGCGACGGCCATAGGCGTGCCATCGCGATCGACAGGCCGGCGATGCCCACGCCAACGTCAAGAAACGATCCGCCGGGGGAACTCAGCCGCTGCGCAAGCCCTTCGAGACGCGGTACGATCGTGCGCGTCAACGTATCGGCAAAGCCATCGGAGACCTCTCCCGCCGCCTGCAGGATCTCGGTCTCGGTATGTGCCCACATTGTTGTCCGTTTTGTGTCGAACAGAAGCTTTGTTTCCAAAAGCATATTGAAGCGAATTTCTGCCAGCAGGTGCTTGAGTTGAGCCGGATTGTACTTCTCTATCAGGTCGCACACCCCGAGTGCGCTTAGAACTTCGTCGATCCGGGCCTGGAGTACGGGATCAAGGGAATTGCCCGTCACCTGCGCATCGAGCACTGCAGCGAGGGCGGCAAGGATGGTCGTCGAACGACTCTGGCGATCGACGAATTCGCGAAGGGCTTGGGTACTGGCTTTGCTCCGGGTGCAATTTACTTCATCGTTCACGGCTGTGTCCTTGTAGCTGCCGGTGCTCGATAATGCTTGAAGCGAATGCATTTGCCGGCAGCTAAGCAAATATATTTTACAGCAATGTGCTTGTGGTTATGCTTCTATAAACGCTTTTAAAAATGCTCAAATACAGTGCTTGAATTGGTTGCTCTTTGGTTGGGGTTTTGTTTGGTTTGGCACGAAGATCTGTGGGTGCGAGAGGTGGAACCCCCTTCGGGTTCCCCTCTCGCGCTCTCCCCCTCCTCCCCGCGTCGAGGGGGCTGCCAGCCCCCGACACCCCCGGACCATGGCTTTTTCGTTCTCTGTAAGATCAGTTATGCTTAATTCGTTAACCTGCCTGACGCAGAGCCTGCTATCAAAAGGAATTCTGTACATCCTCTATTAAGAAAAAAATTTACTGGCCTTAGGTACTATGCTGTTGATGGCGGTCACAGCGGAGCTGTGGCTACGACTTGATTTCAGCAAATTGATGCTCCAGAATGAAAAAGCCCTGCCCCCCGGACTGAGCGGCACGCTTGGGAACGAGGCTTGGCGGGTGGGATAGGCTTATTGTTCCAGTGCGTGCACGACGCGTGCCGACTGCGGCATAGTGCCGAGTAAGCGGTGCAGTCAGAAAGGGTGGCTGAATGCGTGAATCTCTGCTCCAGGTAGCCCTAGCGGCGAGTGGGGGGTGTACGCTGAAACCTGGCGCGAAGCAGGGCTTTACCCAAG
Protein-coding sequences here:
- a CDS encoding acyltransferase family protein yields the protein MEAHKQDFASTIPTPLLGRIGYLDGVRGFLSLLVIVHHVAVTYGGAGIWYYIEHSGPVWVKLLLTTFVTLNRFYFMGLFFLLAAVFTPGSLARKGEVDFVQERCRRLGIPLVLFALLLSPPLGYLARVYQDNFKGSFGEYLTLEPPLLKDFNPGPLWFVEALLVFSLLYLLVRRLQPRSTSVLKEVTTWQVAGFAVLLAVLYFFVRLVYPLGTFAWHLQLAYFPQYILLFAVGVWAGSAEFFARLNRRWFWPCAALTAWGAAMVPSLVLLNGGIDDHFLGGWHWQAAALCLVEGVTCPAACIAVLLLFRDRISVGRRLQAFLGENSYAVYIVHAPVCVLAALAFRDIPLHPLGKFFVVSLLGVGLSLAVAASLRRWGGKAVRAVLG
- a CDS encoding SAM-dependent methyltransferase; the protein is MHSLQALSSTGSYKDTAVNDEVNCTRSKASTQALREFVDRQSRSTTILAALAAVLDAQVTGNSLDPVLQARIDEVLSALGVCDLIEKYNPAQLKHLLAEIRFNMLLETKLLFDTKRTTMWAHTETEILQAAGEVSDGFADTLTRTIVPRLEGLAQRLSSPGGSFLDVGVGIAGLSIAMARLWPSLRVVGIDPWVPSLALARANVRSAELTGRIQLREQAAEDLGDTSAFDLAWIPSAFMPEQVIPVACEHVHRALRPGGWLLFAMANPGTDPLTASLVRLRTVLRGGYVIVPSQVETLLSRTGLVDVRALPSPPDAVVALIAARRMPNQ